In a genomic window of Candidatus Caldatribacterium sp.:
- a CDS encoding PilN domain-containing protein — translation MEVRVPYRVALNLLPKKYVARRTPNWIRLFFVIVLLVFSSFYLFSYGLLSIRVEALSQEVGTLQLQVARLREEEQRLRKVQEEVARVEERVHLLESLVKREQDWLRFFVVLEENMPSDLALSEIRCSSEKVECRGRARTVASIAEFISGLSQHSELFANVEFTSLALGRDNLYEFGLMLELKGR, via the coding sequence ATGGAAGTGAGAGTCCCCTATCGAGTTGCCCTCAATCTCCTTCCCAAAAAGTACGTTGCTCGAAGGACTCCAAATTGGATTCGGCTCTTTTTCGTCATTGTGCTACTGGTGTTCTCATCTTTCTACCTTTTTTCCTATGGCCTTTTGAGCATACGGGTTGAAGCCCTCAGTCAGGAGGTTGGAACACTGCAGCTTCAGGTAGCTCGCCTTCGAGAAGAGGAGCAGAGACTCAGGAAGGTTCAGGAGGAGGTTGCCCGGGTTGAGGAACGGGTTCATCTCCTTGAGTCGCTTGTCAAGAGAGAACAGGATTGGCTCCGGTTCTTTGTGGTTCTTGAGGAAAACATGCCTTCTGACCTCGCTCTTTCGGAAATCCGTTGCTCTTCGGAGAAGGTTGAGTGTCGGGGTCGGGCAAGGACCGTGGCAAGCATTGCAGAATTCATAAGCGGTCTTTCCCAGCACTCGGAACTTTTTGCAAATGTGGAGTTCACCTCGCTTGCTCTTGGCAGAGACAATCTCTATGAGTTTGGCCTGATGCTGGAGCTGAAGGGTCGATGA
- the aroQ gene encoding type II 3-dehydroquinate dehydratase — MRLLCILGPNLNLLGERERNIYGTLSFKELVSLLAEEAKRRGMELEVFQSNHEGAIIDKIHEARGKWDGIIINPGAYTHYSIAIRDALKAVGIPAIEVHMSNIYAREEFRHHSVTAPVCWGQITGLGYFGYILAMEAFVLRGRGNGVQETS, encoded by the coding sequence GTGAGACTCCTTTGCATCCTTGGGCCGAATCTGAATCTTCTTGGAGAACGAGAGCGGAATATCTACGGGACGCTTTCGTTTAAAGAGCTGGTCAGTCTCCTTGCGGAAGAGGCGAAACGACGAGGAATGGAGTTAGAGGTTTTTCAGTCGAACCACGAGGGAGCAATCATTGACAAGATTCACGAAGCACGGGGAAAGTGGGATGGAATCATCATTAATCCTGGAGCGTATACTCACTACAGTATTGCCATAAGGGATGCTCTGAAAGCGGTGGGTATTCCAGCTATTGAAGTCCATATGTCGAACATTTACGCTCGGGAAGAGTTTCGTCACCATTCGGTTACTGCGCCGGTCTGCTGGGGACAAATTACCGGCCTTGGGTATTTTGGGTACATTCTGGCGATGGAAGCTTTTGTGCTGAGGGGGAGAGGAAATGGTGTTCAAGAGACGTCTTGA
- the aroB gene encoding 3-dehydroquinate synthase, translating to MREIVVSLPEGRTYRVLIDASLFSWDGWLSRILFPSPRGVILTNDRVGELYAEKVQEFFARHGYTVDTIAIPDGEEHKNLKTVEEVYHRLLALDLDRKSFLLTLGGGVVTDLGGFVASTFLRGIAYYQIPTSLLAQVDSSVGGKTGVNLEEGKNLVGTFYQPSGVLVDLSFLSTLPEREYREGLAEVVKAALLEGEEFVSFLLANRREILQREERVLEETVARAIAYKKGIVERDEKEKGLRSVLNYGHTIGHALEKATGYGVLRHGEAVGVGMLGEAILAVRIGVSTEKMCDLQRRMLEEFGLPLRVPRKVGAEEFLSALRRDKKKGGGKVRFTLLECPGKPILGVEVEEEMVLQILPELCEVQV from the coding sequence GTGCGCGAGATTGTGGTGTCCTTACCTGAGGGAAGAACGTACCGAGTGCTCATCGATGCCTCCCTCTTTTCCTGGGATGGGTGGCTATCTCGTATCCTCTTTCCTTCCCCTCGGGGTGTCATACTCACGAATGACCGGGTGGGGGAACTTTATGCGGAGAAGGTGCAGGAGTTCTTTGCCCGTCATGGATATACTGTTGACACTATTGCTATCCCTGATGGAGAGGAGCATAAGAACCTCAAGACCGTTGAAGAAGTGTACCACAGGCTCCTTGCCCTTGACCTTGACCGGAAATCCTTCCTCCTTACCCTTGGGGGAGGAGTGGTTACAGACCTTGGGGGATTTGTGGCCTCGACATTTCTTCGGGGCATTGCGTACTACCAAATCCCCACAAGCCTTCTTGCTCAGGTGGACAGTTCCGTAGGCGGGAAAACGGGAGTAAACCTTGAGGAGGGGAAGAATCTCGTCGGGACTTTCTACCAGCCCTCGGGAGTTCTTGTGGACCTTTCCTTTCTCTCTACCCTTCCGGAGCGGGAGTATCGGGAAGGCCTTGCTGAAGTGGTAAAGGCAGCGCTCCTTGAAGGGGAAGAGTTCGTGTCTTTTCTTCTCGCCAACAGAAGGGAAATCCTGCAAAGAGAAGAGCGTGTTCTTGAGGAGACGGTTGCGAGAGCCATTGCCTACAAGAAGGGGATTGTTGAGAGGGATGAAAAGGAGAAGGGTTTACGAAGTGTCCTCAATTATGGGCACACCATAGGGCATGCCCTTGAGAAGGCCACAGGATATGGGGTTCTCCGTCATGGGGAAGCAGTCGGTGTAGGAATGCTTGGGGAAGCAATCCTGGCGGTGAGGATTGGAGTGAGTACTGAAAAGATGTGTGATTTGCAGAGGAGGATGCTTGAGGAGTTTGGGCTTCCTCTCCGGGTTCCTCGAAAAGTTGGAGCAGAGGAATTTCTCTCTGCCCTTCGGAGGGATAAAAAGAAGGGAGGAGGGAAGGTGCGCTTTACCCTTCTTGAGTGTCCGGGAAAGCCGATTTTAGGGGTAGAAGTGGAAGAAGAGATGGTGCTTCAGATTCTTCCAGAACTCTGTGAGGTGCAGGTGTGA
- a CDS encoding aminopeptidase P family protein, protein MVFKRRLERLQETLEAPLLVLSPGNLFYLSGFRGSLGFLLVPPEGKPFFFCDGRYAIQSREELAIEAEIVEFEHDVVEAICDVFFSLHFDRLTVEDAASVSFARRFEEKRCPVSFSPSPVYTFRAVKDEEELRIIQRAIAIAENAFRKVLPFIQEGVEERDIAAELEYEMRKLGGEGVAFPTIVAFGKRSSLPHARPTSCKVEKGKWVLIDWGVRVDGYCADLTRVIPVGEVTDPRFGEILSVLREAQQIALSSLREGVEGGLVDQKVREFFQEKGIEQYFTHSLGHGVGIDVHEEPKLNTRSRTVLRSGMVVTVEPGIYIPEWGGVRLEHMVLITEHGCETLDTLPETFF, encoded by the coding sequence ATGGTGTTCAAGAGACGTCTTGAGCGGTTGCAAGAGACACTGGAAGCTCCACTCCTTGTTCTCTCCCCGGGGAATCTCTTCTACCTCTCGGGGTTTCGCGGGTCACTGGGGTTTTTGCTTGTGCCCCCCGAGGGTAAGCCCTTTTTCTTCTGCGATGGGAGGTACGCCATCCAAAGCCGTGAGGAGCTTGCCATAGAGGCAGAGATTGTAGAATTTGAGCACGATGTGGTGGAAGCTATATGCGATGTCTTTTTCTCCCTTCACTTTGATCGTCTCACCGTTGAGGATGCAGCAAGCGTGAGTTTTGCCCGTCGCTTTGAGGAGAAACGATGTCCTGTTTCTTTCTCTCCCTCTCCGGTGTATACTTTTCGTGCTGTTAAGGACGAAGAAGAGCTCAGAATCATTCAACGGGCCATCGCGATTGCAGAAAATGCCTTTCGAAAGGTGCTTCCCTTTATCCAGGAAGGAGTAGAGGAGAGGGATATTGCCGCTGAACTTGAGTACGAGATGCGAAAGCTTGGGGGTGAAGGGGTAGCCTTTCCGACTATTGTGGCTTTTGGGAAGCGGAGTTCCCTTCCCCATGCCCGTCCGACTTCCTGCAAGGTCGAGAAGGGGAAGTGGGTCCTGATTGATTGGGGAGTACGGGTCGATGGGTACTGTGCGGATCTCACAAGAGTTATCCCGGTGGGTGAGGTTACAGACCCCCGCTTCGGAGAAATTCTTTCGGTTCTTCGTGAGGCACAGCAAATTGCCCTCTCCTCCCTTCGCGAGGGAGTGGAGGGAGGTCTTGTGGATCAGAAGGTACGAGAGTTCTTTCAAGAGAAGGGAATTGAACAGTACTTCACCCATAGCCTCGGACATGGAGTCGGCATCGATGTTCATGAAGAACCCAAGCTCAACACAAGGAGTAGGACTGTGCTTCGTTCAGGGATGGTTGTGACTGTTGAGCCCGGAATATACATTCCCGAATGGGGTGGCGTGCGTCTTGAACACATGGTGCTTATCACCGAGCACGGTTGTGAGACCTTAGATACACTCCCTGAAACTTTCTTTTAG
- the efp gene encoding elongation factor P, with translation MPDFISSNDLRVGTCIEVDGNLYIVTAFQHTKVGKWGAIIKTKLKDLNTGLVVERSFRAGEKVARALLEGKKAQFMYRSGSDFHFLNLETYEEVVLPEEIVGENQDFLVENLEVELLVYEGRYIAVNVPPFVDLEVVDTPPGVRGDTASGGSKPATLETGLVIQVPLFVNRGDRVRIDTRTREYLERV, from the coding sequence ATGCCCGATTTCATCTCGAGTAACGATCTCCGAGTGGGAACCTGCATCGAGGTCGATGGGAACCTCTACATTGTGACGGCTTTCCAACACACAAAAGTCGGCAAATGGGGGGCTATTATTAAGACAAAGCTTAAGGACCTGAATACCGGGCTTGTGGTGGAGCGAAGCTTCAGGGCAGGTGAGAAGGTCGCTCGAGCTCTACTTGAGGGGAAGAAAGCCCAGTTCATGTACCGTTCTGGGTCGGATTTCCATTTCCTCAACCTCGAGACGTATGAAGAGGTTGTCCTTCCCGAGGAGATTGTGGGCGAGAACCAGGATTTCCTCGTTGAAAATCTCGAGGTAGAACTCCTCGTGTACGAGGGGAGATACATCGCAGTGAATGTCCCTCCCTTTGTGGACCTTGAAGTCGTTGACACACCACCTGGGGTTCGAGGAGATACTGCCTCTGGGGGTTCAAAACCGGCAACGCTTGAGACAGGCCTTGTCATTCAGGTGCCCCTCTTTGTTAACCGGGGGGATCGTGTGCGTATTGACACGCGGACGCGGGAGTACTTGGAGCGGGTGTAG
- the pilO gene encoding type 4a pilus biogenesis protein PilO: MRIQNHWAVYLLLWTGCLFGFLYFALFPLQDRFRSLEEERKRLHQEVTALEKRVAELRRLEKKLEDLESLVQVLSRRLPEEKDIPDLLIIVEDAAFLSSLELLSLKPEPLQPQEGYTEIPFSGSVRTSFHSFLSFLNYLRQSPRLIQVQGFSFQSEQEAFRVDFSLSTYLLGGQKKK, from the coding sequence ATGAGAATCCAAAACCACTGGGCAGTATACCTCCTCCTCTGGACAGGTTGCCTCTTTGGTTTTCTGTACTTTGCACTCTTTCCCCTGCAAGACCGGTTTCGAAGCCTCGAGGAAGAGAGGAAGAGGCTCCACCAGGAGGTGACTGCTCTCGAGAAGAGAGTGGCAGAGCTGCGGAGGCTGGAGAAAAAACTCGAGGATCTCGAGAGCCTTGTACAGGTTCTTTCGCGCCGTCTCCCCGAGGAGAAGGACATTCCGGACCTCCTCATCATCGTCGAAGACGCTGCCTTCCTTTCCTCTCTTGAACTCCTCTCTTTGAAACCCGAGCCGTTGCAGCCCCAAGAAGGCTACACGGAAATACCCTTCTCTGGTTCGGTTCGAACCTCTTTCCACAGCTTTCTTTCCTTCCTCAACTACCTCCGTCAGTCTCCTCGTCTCATCCAGGTCCAGGGGTTTTCTTTCCAGAGTGAGCAGGAAGCTTTCCGAGTGGACTTCTCCCTTTCCACCTATCTCCTCGGGGGGCAGAAGAAAAAATGA
- a CDS encoding secretin and TonB N-terminal domain-containing protein: MHIGPVQSIIFREEEGNLRIWIELKDSVPYEVYDEAGGRLVSVLFKGPFAPPGEEERFSFSFRDADIRDVLLALAKAKGVNIVVDDSVQGTITLSFENLTFEQALGYILTMKGLGQVRFGNNIIVAEKSKLEENFGLLRIQRFPLKSIDPEKAKEIISLIVPPERVAVDTVGRALVIRGREEEFQKVAETLEKIDVALETRVFYLSNNIYEDEEQLKKVRELLKIVIPEEERVNYDFAQKAFVVRGTPEEMKAVAELLSNLDRKLPQVMIDAKLVEINREKVKDLGVTWTVGGKEGEITFGELSIGGPMERQDLVEMTIKALEKKNLARLVGNPRILTLSGKTATIHVGDAIPYRDLEIDEEGRLIPGKLQFLEVGITLKVTPVLTQEGTVVVHAKPEVSTYIEREYVLAGLTFRDPQKTVKNADTTARLRPGETLVIGGLIRSEDIERITRIPILSELPLLGNLFVLRSRTHKETELVVFLTPHVIEY; this comes from the coding sequence ATGCATATTGGCCCGGTGCAGAGTATTATCTTCCGGGAAGAGGAGGGGAACCTCAGAATCTGGATAGAGCTGAAGGATTCTGTCCCTTACGAGGTGTACGACGAAGCAGGTGGTCGGCTCGTGAGTGTCCTCTTCAAGGGTCCTTTTGCTCCCCCGGGAGAGGAAGAACGCTTCTCCTTTAGTTTCCGAGATGCCGATATCAGGGACGTTCTCCTTGCCCTTGCCAAGGCTAAAGGTGTGAATATCGTCGTGGATGACTCTGTGCAGGGAACCATTACGCTCTCCTTTGAAAACCTCACTTTCGAGCAGGCCTTGGGATACATTCTCACCATGAAGGGACTTGGTCAGGTGCGCTTTGGGAACAACATTATCGTGGCGGAGAAGAGTAAGCTTGAGGAGAACTTTGGGCTTCTGAGGATTCAGCGGTTTCCCTTGAAGAGCATCGATCCCGAGAAAGCAAAAGAAATTATTAGCCTCATCGTTCCACCAGAACGCGTTGCTGTTGACACCGTAGGTCGAGCACTTGTCATTCGGGGAAGGGAGGAGGAGTTCCAGAAAGTTGCGGAAACTCTGGAGAAAATAGACGTTGCCCTCGAGACAAGAGTTTTTTACCTTTCCAATAACATCTACGAAGACGAGGAGCAGCTTAAGAAAGTTAGAGAACTCCTCAAGATTGTTATACCCGAGGAGGAACGGGTGAACTACGACTTTGCCCAGAAAGCTTTCGTCGTTCGGGGAACTCCAGAGGAAATGAAGGCCGTTGCAGAGTTGCTCTCTAATCTCGACCGGAAACTCCCTCAAGTCATGATCGATGCAAAGCTTGTGGAAATTAACCGAGAGAAAGTAAAAGACCTTGGGGTAACCTGGACCGTCGGTGGAAAGGAAGGGGAAATCACCTTTGGGGAACTCAGCATCGGTGGACCTATGGAGCGCCAGGACCTTGTGGAAATGACCATTAAAGCCTTGGAGAAGAAGAATCTGGCAAGATTAGTTGGAAACCCGAGGATTCTGACGTTGAGTGGTAAGACGGCAACAATTCATGTGGGAGACGCTATCCCTTACCGCGATCTTGAAATCGATGAGGAAGGACGTCTTATTCCGGGAAAACTGCAATTTCTGGAGGTAGGAATCACCCTTAAGGTAACCCCAGTTCTTACCCAGGAAGGGACAGTTGTGGTCCATGCCAAGCCTGAAGTAAGCACCTATATCGAGCGAGAGTACGTTTTGGCTGGCTTGACATTTAGGGATCCCCAGAAGACGGTCAAAAACGCCGATACCACTGCCCGGCTACGTCCTGGAGAAACTTTGGTCATCGGCGGGCTCATCCGGAGCGAGGACATCGAGAGAATCACCCGAATACCTATCCTCAGCGAGCTTCCTCTCCTCGGAAACCTCTTTGTGCTTCGGAGCAGGACCCACAAGGAGACGGAGCTCGTTGTCTTCCTCACTCCTCACGTCATTGAGTACTGA
- a CDS encoding shikimate kinase encodes MRSGIALLGFMGCGKTTVGQRVAEITGWRFYDTDRVIEERVGLSIPEIFSRYGEEYFRELETEVLEELVKERNLVLATGGGLPLRERNRAILWEHFLTVFLRVSFPLLFERIRGSSHRPLLRKYATFEELEALYLARLPYYEKAHVIIDADFLTEEEVAREIIRRARDCGVLT; translated from the coding sequence GTGCGTTCCGGTATCGCCCTTCTTGGTTTCATGGGATGTGGCAAGACCACTGTTGGCCAAAGGGTGGCGGAGATAACCGGCTGGCGGTTCTACGACACCGATAGAGTCATCGAAGAACGAGTGGGTCTTTCCATTCCGGAAATCTTCTCTCGCTACGGTGAGGAGTATTTTCGTGAACTCGAAACAGAAGTCCTTGAGGAACTGGTGAAAGAGCGAAATCTTGTCCTTGCCACCGGTGGGGGTCTTCCGTTGCGAGAGAGGAATAGGGCCATTCTCTGGGAACACTTCCTGACCGTCTTCCTTCGCGTTTCCTTCCCCCTTCTTTTTGAACGTATCCGGGGAAGTTCGCATCGTCCCCTCCTCAGGAAGTACGCAACCTTTGAAGAGCTCGAGGCTCTCTACTTAGCGAGACTTCCCTACTACGAGAAGGCCCATGTTATAATTGATGCGGATTTCTTGACCGAAGAGGAAGTGGCCAGGGAGATTATCCGTCGTGCGCGAGATTGTGGTGTCCTTACCTGA
- a CDS encoding Asp23/Gls24 family envelope stress response protein, producing MRGFEVLLEDGRILYSPRVLQKLVEQVLQSISGVGSLEKSPEESIRVEARKEFVSLNLFLIFTLERRVPETAWEVQKKIKEKIEKETLLKVEHINIYVQGFEAGRVGAFSLQGVKGT from the coding sequence TTGCGGGGTTTTGAGGTCCTTCTTGAGGACGGAAGAATCCTGTACTCTCCCAGGGTTCTCCAAAAGCTTGTGGAACAGGTGTTGCAAAGTATTAGCGGTGTAGGTTCTCTTGAGAAAAGTCCTGAGGAGAGTATCCGTGTCGAGGCACGAAAGGAGTTTGTGTCTCTCAATCTCTTCCTCATTTTTACCCTTGAGCGGAGGGTACCCGAGACAGCCTGGGAAGTCCAGAAGAAAATCAAGGAAAAAATCGAAAAAGAGACTCTCCTCAAAGTAGAACACATTAACATCTATGTGCAGGGCTTTGAAGCCGGGAGGGTGGGAGCCTTTTCCCTCCAAGGGGTCAAAGGGACATGA